The Microbacterium luteum genome includes a region encoding these proteins:
- a CDS encoding catalase — protein MPQLPEPTDGTSVAQNPSSEAEIGSTTDTGAPAPSDRNSLTVGADGPIVLHDVHFLNQMAHFNRERIPERNVHAKGSGAFGVFETTGDVTAYTKAGLFQPGTKTEMLARFSTVAGEQGSPDTWRDPRGFALKFYTDEGNYDLVGNNTPIFFIRDTMKFPHFIRSQKRRGGNGLRDNNMQWDFWTLNPESAHQVTYLMGDRGIPTSYRQMNGYGSHTYMWVNEAGEKSWVKYHFHSDQGVAGLTDQDATRIAGEDADFHRRDLYDAIDRGEFPSWTLSVQVMPYEDAKTYRINPFDLTKVWPHEDYPLIPVGTMTLNRNPENFFAQIEQAAFEPSALVPGIGFSPDKMLLGRAFAYSDTHRHRIGANYLQLPVNRPRVEVNTYTQDGPMAYEHRGDDPVYAPNSFGRGYADNVGEVDPGWEADGAMVRQAYTLRPDDDDFSQAGALVRDVWNDQQRAAFVKTVAGHLLGGVTGDVLERAFQYWKNVDATTGAEIEKLVRDGADLGAPGAQPGAAQDDADQPIVEPNTHADR, from the coding sequence ATGCCTCAGCTTCCCGAGCCCACAGACGGCACCTCGGTCGCCCAGAATCCGTCTTCCGAGGCGGAGATCGGCTCGACCACCGACACCGGCGCGCCCGCGCCGAGTGATCGCAACAGCCTGACGGTCGGGGCCGACGGCCCGATCGTGCTGCACGACGTGCACTTCCTGAACCAGATGGCGCACTTCAACCGCGAGCGCATCCCGGAGCGCAACGTGCACGCGAAGGGCTCCGGTGCCTTCGGCGTCTTTGAGACCACCGGAGACGTCACCGCCTACACGAAGGCGGGGCTGTTCCAGCCCGGCACGAAGACCGAGATGCTCGCGCGGTTCTCGACCGTTGCCGGCGAGCAGGGCTCGCCCGACACGTGGCGCGACCCGCGCGGATTCGCGCTGAAGTTCTACACCGACGAGGGCAACTACGACCTCGTCGGCAACAACACCCCGATCTTCTTCATCCGCGACACGATGAAGTTCCCGCACTTCATCCGCTCGCAGAAGCGACGCGGCGGAAACGGCCTGCGCGACAACAACATGCAGTGGGACTTCTGGACCCTGAACCCGGAGTCCGCGCACCAGGTGACGTACCTCATGGGCGACCGCGGCATCCCCACCTCGTACCGGCAGATGAACGGCTACGGCTCGCACACCTACATGTGGGTGAACGAGGCCGGGGAGAAGTCGTGGGTGAAGTATCACTTCCACAGCGACCAGGGCGTGGCCGGCCTGACGGATCAGGATGCCACGCGCATCGCGGGGGAGGATGCGGACTTCCACCGCCGCGACCTGTACGACGCCATCGATCGCGGCGAGTTCCCGTCGTGGACGCTGTCGGTGCAGGTCATGCCGTATGAAGATGCCAAGACCTACCGCATCAACCCGTTCGACCTCACGAAGGTGTGGCCGCACGAGGACTATCCGCTCATCCCCGTCGGCACGATGACGCTGAACCGCAACCCGGAGAACTTCTTCGCCCAGATCGAGCAGGCCGCGTTCGAGCCGTCCGCGCTGGTGCCGGGCATCGGCTTCTCGCCCGACAAGATGCTGCTCGGCCGGGCGTTCGCCTACTCCGACACGCACCGGCACCGCATCGGCGCGAACTACCTGCAGCTGCCGGTGAACCGCCCGCGCGTCGAGGTCAACACCTATACGCAGGACGGGCCGATGGCCTACGAGCACCGCGGCGACGACCCGGTGTACGCGCCGAACTCCTTCGGCCGCGGCTACGCCGACAACGTCGGCGAGGTCGACCCCGGCTGGGAGGCCGACGGTGCGATGGTGCGGCAGGCTTACACGCTGCGTCCCGACGACGATGACTTCTCGCAGGCCGGGGCGCTCGTGCGCGACGTCTGGAACGACCAGCAGCGCGCCGCGTTCGTGAAGACCGTGGCCGGACACCTGCTCGGCGGCGTGACCGGCGACGTGCTCGAGCGGGCCTTCCAGTACTGGAAGAACGTCGATGCCACCACCGGGGCCGAGATCGAGAAGCTCGTGCGAGACGGTGCCGACCTAGGTGCGCCCGGAGCTCAGCCCGGCGCCGCGCAGGACGACGCCGATCAGCCGATCGTGGAGCCGAACACGCACGCCGACCGCTGA
- a CDS encoding SDR family NAD(P)-dependent oxidoreductase translates to MNIAGKVFVVTGAGNGIGREVTLQLLRSGASVAGVDLNADGLAETVALAAAGNSLSTHTVNITDREAVEALPAAVADIHGAVDGIVNVAGVIQKFVKIIDLPYEEIEKVMTVNFWGTLHMVKAFLPVLVERPDAAIVNVASMGAYAAVPGQAVYGASKAAVGLLTEALYAELQGTSVAVTAIYPGAIGTNIAANSGVVMDMPDGDAAASARKTTTPAEAGRVIVEAIAKGRFRATIGKDAATMDKLSRLNPKYATELIAKQMGDLLG, encoded by the coding sequence ATGAACATCGCAGGCAAGGTCTTCGTCGTCACGGGAGCGGGAAACGGCATCGGCCGCGAGGTCACCCTCCAGCTTCTGCGCTCCGGGGCCTCGGTCGCCGGCGTCGACCTGAACGCCGACGGGCTCGCCGAGACGGTGGCGCTCGCCGCGGCGGGCAACAGCCTGTCGACGCACACCGTGAACATCACCGACCGTGAGGCCGTCGAGGCGTTGCCGGCTGCCGTCGCCGACATCCACGGAGCGGTCGACGGCATCGTCAATGTCGCCGGCGTCATCCAGAAGTTCGTCAAGATCATCGACCTCCCCTACGAGGAGATCGAGAAGGTCATGACCGTGAACTTCTGGGGCACGCTCCACATGGTCAAGGCGTTCCTCCCGGTGCTGGTCGAGCGACCGGATGCCGCCATCGTCAACGTCGCGAGCATGGGAGCCTACGCCGCCGTGCCCGGTCAGGCCGTCTACGGCGCCTCGAAGGCCGCCGTCGGCCTGCTCACCGAAGCGCTCTACGCCGAACTCCAGGGCACGTCGGTCGCGGTGACGGCGATCTATCCCGGCGCGATCGGCACGAACATCGCGGCGAACTCCGGCGTGGTGATGGACATGCCCGACGGCGACGCGGCAGCATCCGCCCGCAAGACCACGACGCCGGCCGAAGCGGGTCGCGTGATCGTCGAGGCGATCGCGAAGGGCAGGTTCCGCGCGACGATCGGCAAGGACGCCGCGACGATGGACAAGCTGTCGCGGCTGAACCCCAAGTACGCCACCGAGCTCATCGCGAAGCAGATGGGCGATCTCCTCGGCTGA
- a CDS encoding sodium:calcium antiporter, which yields MQPWPLWPSVIALVAAVGIVVVAGSRLARAADELADRTGLGEAVAGAVFLGAVTSLPGIVTTATGALEGDAAFALANPIGGIALQSVWLAIADLLYRRANLEHAAASIENLFQAVVLVALLSLPVIAFATPQLTVGWIHPVTVLIPVFYFYGLHLQRRMHQAPMWTPIRTRETRDDEEGQEHSGPLSRLWFTFAALGLVVGVTGWVIGQAGLGVIAATGWPSGVTGFTVTTAVTSLPELIVLISAIRIGALTLGVANIIGGNVFDVLTLTVADAFFLDGTIYAAAGDESLVLLGGTLLITAVLAAGLIIRDQRGIGFEGIGIPAIYAGTIGLALFAI from the coding sequence GTGCAACCGTGGCCGCTGTGGCCGAGCGTCATCGCCCTTGTCGCCGCCGTCGGCATCGTCGTCGTGGCCGGCTCGCGGCTGGCCCGCGCCGCCGATGAACTGGCAGACCGTACGGGACTCGGCGAGGCGGTCGCCGGCGCGGTGTTCCTCGGTGCGGTCACCTCCCTCCCCGGGATCGTCACGACCGCCACCGGCGCGCTCGAGGGCGACGCGGCCTTCGCCTTGGCGAATCCGATCGGCGGCATCGCCCTGCAGAGCGTCTGGCTCGCGATCGCCGATCTGCTGTATCGACGAGCGAATCTCGAGCACGCGGCGGCGTCGATCGAGAACCTCTTCCAGGCCGTCGTGCTCGTTGCGCTGCTCAGCCTGCCGGTCATCGCCTTCGCCACGCCGCAGCTGACGGTCGGCTGGATCCATCCGGTGACCGTTCTCATCCCGGTCTTCTACTTCTACGGTCTGCACCTGCAGCGCCGCATGCACCAGGCCCCGATGTGGACGCCGATCCGCACGCGTGAGACGCGCGACGACGAGGAGGGGCAGGAGCACAGCGGACCGCTCTCGCGCCTGTGGTTCACCTTCGCGGCGCTCGGGCTCGTCGTCGGCGTGACCGGGTGGGTCATCGGGCAGGCCGGCCTCGGGGTCATCGCGGCGACCGGATGGCCGAGCGGGGTCACCGGGTTCACGGTGACGACGGCGGTGACATCCCTCCCCGAGCTCATCGTGCTGATCTCCGCGATCCGCATCGGAGCCCTCACCCTGGGGGTCGCCAACATCATCGGCGGCAACGTCTTCGACGTGCTCACCCTCACCGTGGCCGACGCCTTCTTCCTCGACGGCACGATCTATGCCGCCGCCGGCGACGAGAGCCTCGTCCTCCTCGGTGGAACCCTCCTCATCACAGCCGTGCTCGCCGCAGGGCTCATCATCCGGGATCAGCGCGGCATCGGGTTCGAGGGGATCGGCATTCCCGCGATCTACGCCGGCACCATCGGCCTCGCACTGTTCGCGATCTGA
- the purU gene encoding formyltetrahydrofolate deformylase — MAAPSPHLLPDHACLIVHGTDRPGIVAAVSALITRHDGNIVAFDQYSDDPTGGDYFQRVVFHRPDLTAALPMIEDDLARTLGGGFDLRWSLTDQSTPKRMAILASKQDHCLLDLLWRHRRGELPVTIPMVVSNHTTAAEDVRTFGVPFFHVPSAPGPDKSESEEKILELLVGNVDFVVLARYMQILSGDFLEKVGVPVINIHHSFLPAFIGADPYKKAKERGVKLIGATSHYVTSDLDEGPIIEQDTVRVTHADSSLELARRGADVERQVLSRAVLWHAQDRVIRQGNHTIVF; from the coding sequence ATGGCCGCTCCCAGCCCCCACCTTCTGCCCGACCACGCGTGTCTCATCGTCCACGGCACCGACCGACCCGGAATCGTCGCCGCCGTCTCGGCCCTGATCACCCGCCACGACGGCAACATCGTCGCGTTCGACCAGTACTCCGACGACCCGACGGGTGGCGACTACTTCCAGCGCGTGGTCTTCCACCGGCCCGATCTCACGGCGGCGCTGCCGATGATCGAGGACGACCTCGCGCGCACGCTCGGCGGCGGATTCGACCTGCGATGGTCGCTGACGGACCAGTCGACCCCCAAGCGCATGGCGATCCTCGCCTCGAAGCAGGACCACTGCCTCCTCGACCTTCTGTGGCGCCACCGTCGCGGGGAGCTGCCCGTGACGATCCCGATGGTCGTGTCCAACCACACGACGGCGGCCGAGGACGTGCGCACCTTCGGTGTGCCGTTCTTCCACGTGCCGTCCGCGCCGGGTCCGGACAAGTCCGAATCCGAGGAGAAGATCCTGGAGCTGCTCGTCGGCAACGTCGACTTCGTCGTGCTCGCCCGCTACATGCAGATCTTGTCGGGGGACTTCCTCGAGAAGGTCGGTGTGCCGGTGATCAACATCCATCACTCGTTCCTGCCCGCCTTCATCGGCGCCGACCCCTACAAGAAGGCCAAGGAGCGCGGCGTCAAGCTCATCGGCGCCACCTCGCACTACGTCACGAGCGACCTCGACGAGGGTCCGATCATCGAGCAGGACACCGTTCGTGTGACCCACGCCGACAGCTCGCTCGAACTCGCCCGGCGCGGCGCCGACGTCGAGCGTCAGGTGCTCTCCCGTGCCGTGCTGTGGCACGCGCAGGATCGCGTCATCCGCCAGGGCAATCACACGATCGTCTTCTGA
- a CDS encoding serine hydrolase: MGTPPEPRRGTEEPLRSSRRIRPHDRRLPRRAAAGRRSFASTLAALDELAESGAKVAVRVTDLDRGDAVLSGDDFITLPIGGLGVVPLLVEVAAAFDDGRLDPAEVVDRTSTDGVSVAGLWHHLAAQRFSLGDLAVLAASAGDALAANVLLERVGLEAVRNRLGQLGMPRSALLDGFRDSRGPDDAPHVALGTAAEMSELFSALVNSSAVNPSVSAHVAEWLSRNHDLSLVASATGLDPFAHDNDDHGLLFINKTGRGAGIRAEAGVLAGPRAGVSYALIVCFDDLSIMHRSRAHAAFRVLGTDLMEYVY, encoded by the coding sequence GTGGGCACGCCCCCTGAGCCCAGGCGCGGCACCGAGGAGCCCCTTCGGAGTTCCCGTCGGATCAGACCCCACGACAGGCGACTGCCCCGCCGGGCAGCCGCCGGCCGTCGATCGTTCGCATCGACGCTCGCGGCGCTCGACGAGCTCGCCGAGTCGGGTGCGAAGGTCGCGGTGCGCGTGACCGACCTCGATCGCGGTGACGCGGTGCTCTCCGGCGACGACTTCATCACCCTGCCGATCGGCGGCCTCGGCGTCGTGCCGCTGCTCGTCGAGGTCGCGGCCGCATTCGACGACGGGCGCCTCGACCCCGCCGAGGTCGTCGATCGCACGAGCACCGATGGGGTGTCGGTGGCCGGTCTCTGGCACCACCTCGCCGCGCAGAGGTTCAGCCTCGGCGATCTCGCCGTGCTCGCCGCGTCGGCCGGTGACGCGCTGGCGGCCAATGTGCTGCTGGAGCGGGTCGGGCTCGAGGCGGTGCGCAACCGGCTGGGGCAGCTCGGGATGCCGCGCTCCGCGCTGCTCGACGGGTTCCGCGACAGCCGCGGTCCCGACGACGCGCCCCACGTGGCGCTCGGCACGGCGGCGGAGATGTCGGAGCTGTTCTCGGCCCTGGTGAACTCGTCGGCGGTGAACCCGTCGGTGAGTGCGCACGTCGCGGAGTGGTTGAGCCGCAACCACGATCTGTCGCTGGTCGCTTCGGCCACGGGCCTCGATCCGTTCGCGCACGACAACGACGACCACGGGCTGCTCTTCATCAACAAGACGGGTCGCGGCGCCGGGATCCGCGCCGAGGCGGGCGTGCTCGCCGGCCCGCGCGCGGGTGTCTCCTACGCGCTCATCGTGTGCTTCGACGACCTGTCGATCATGCACCGCTCACGGGCGCACGCGGCCTTCCGCGTGCTCGGCACCGACCTCATGGAGTACGTGTACTGA
- a CDS encoding M13 family metallopeptidase, giving the protein MTDAPASGLALDELSDEIRPQDDLFRHVNGSWLDRTEIPEDKARWGAFHLIAEQAEKDVRAIIEESQRADPGTEARKIGDMYSSFMDVDRVNELGASPLSAQLAMVDEVTTIPEFLRVVGVLERDGVGGIIDLYVEPDPGDPQRYVPFVLQGGLSMPDESYYRLDNFAETRTAFRAHVERILDLAGVAGAADAADRVFALETEVAAHHWDNVRSRDAVATYNLRTWDETVGLAGADLVPWREGIAPNHPDAFAEVVVSQPSFLEGLAGLLVEERLDDWKAWLRFKIVHAGAAFLTDAFVAENFAFYGTQLTGVPVNRERWKRGVSLTEAALGEAIGKVYVERHFPPRAKAEMDDLVANLVEAYRESISSLEWMTPETRERALAKLAAFTPKIGYPETWKDYSSLEIDAADLVGNVRRAHVWEHDRQLSKVGQPIDRDEWYMTPQTVNAYYNPLMNEIVFPAAILQYPFFDADRDAAANYGGIGAVIGHEIGHGFDDQGSRFDGDGSLRDWWTDADRAAFEERTAVLIDQYNHLVPRGLADEHTVNGALTIGENIGDLGGLGIAIKAYALSIASDDAGPEIADAAPVIEGYTGIQRLLLSWAQVWQQKGRDAETIRLLTIDPHSPNEFRCNQIVRNIDAFYDAFGVTESDELWLDPDKRVTIW; this is encoded by the coding sequence ATGACCGACGCCCCCGCATCCGGTCTCGCGCTCGACGAGCTCAGCGACGAGATCCGCCCGCAGGACGACCTGTTCCGTCACGTCAACGGATCGTGGCTGGACCGCACCGAGATCCCCGAGGACAAGGCCCGGTGGGGCGCGTTCCACCTGATCGCCGAACAGGCCGAGAAGGATGTGCGCGCCATCATCGAGGAGTCCCAGCGCGCCGACCCGGGCACCGAGGCCCGCAAGATCGGCGACATGTACTCCAGCTTCATGGATGTCGACCGCGTCAACGAGCTCGGCGCGAGCCCGCTGTCGGCGCAGCTGGCGATGGTCGATGAGGTGACGACGATCCCCGAGTTCCTCCGCGTCGTCGGCGTGCTCGAGCGTGACGGCGTCGGCGGCATCATCGATCTCTACGTCGAGCCCGATCCGGGCGATCCGCAGCGATACGTGCCGTTCGTGCTGCAGGGCGGCCTGTCGATGCCCGACGAGAGCTACTACCGCCTGGACAACTTCGCCGAGACCCGCACCGCCTTCCGCGCGCACGTCGAGCGCATCCTCGACCTCGCCGGTGTCGCCGGGGCCGCGGATGCCGCCGATCGCGTCTTCGCGCTCGAGACCGAGGTGGCCGCGCACCACTGGGACAACGTGCGCAGCCGCGACGCGGTCGCCACCTACAACCTGCGCACGTGGGACGAGACGGTCGGCCTCGCCGGCGCCGACCTGGTGCCGTGGCGCGAGGGCATCGCGCCGAACCATCCCGACGCCTTCGCCGAGGTCGTCGTGTCGCAGCCGAGCTTCCTGGAGGGTCTCGCCGGCCTGCTCGTCGAGGAACGCCTGGATGACTGGAAGGCGTGGCTGCGGTTCAAGATCGTGCACGCGGGAGCTGCGTTCCTCACCGACGCGTTCGTCGCCGAGAACTTCGCCTTCTACGGCACGCAGCTCACCGGCGTGCCGGTGAACCGGGAGCGCTGGAAGCGCGGCGTGAGCCTCACCGAGGCCGCGCTCGGCGAGGCGATCGGCAAGGTCTACGTCGAGCGCCACTTCCCGCCGCGGGCCAAGGCCGAGATGGACGACCTGGTCGCCAACCTGGTCGAGGCGTATCGCGAGAGCATCTCGTCGCTGGAATGGATGACGCCCGAGACGCGCGAGCGCGCCCTCGCCAAGCTCGCCGCGTTCACCCCCAAGATCGGCTACCCCGAGACCTGGAAGGACTACTCGTCGCTCGAGATCGACGCCGCCGACCTCGTCGGCAACGTGCGTCGCGCTCACGTGTGGGAGCACGACCGTCAGCTGTCGAAGGTCGGCCAGCCGATCGACCGCGACGAGTGGTACATGACCCCGCAGACGGTCAACGCCTACTACAACCCGCTGATGAACGAGATCGTCTTCCCTGCGGCGATCCTGCAGTATCCCTTCTTCGACGCGGACCGCGACGCGGCGGCGAACTACGGCGGCATCGGCGCGGTCATCGGTCATGAGATCGGTCACGGCTTCGACGACCAGGGCAGCCGCTTCGACGGCGACGGGTCGCTGCGGGACTGGTGGACGGATGCCGACCGCGCGGCCTTCGAGGAGCGCACGGCGGTGCTGATCGACCAGTACAACCACCTCGTGCCCCGAGGCCTCGCCGATGAGCACACCGTCAACGGTGCGCTCACGATCGGCGAGAACATCGGGGACCTCGGAGGTCTCGGCATCGCGATCAAGGCCTATGCCCTGTCGATCGCGAGCGACGACGCCGGCCCCGAGATCGCCGACGCCGCCCCCGTCATCGAGGGCTACACCGGCATCCAGCGGCTTCTCCTCAGCTGGGCCCAGGTGTGGCAGCAGAAGGGGCGCGATGCCGAGACCATCCGCCTGCTGACGATCGACCCGCACTCGCCCAACGAGTTCCGGTGCAATCAGATCGTGCGCAACATCGACGCGTTCTACGATGCGTTCGGGGTGACCGAGTCGGACGAGCTGTGGCTCGACCCCGACAAGCGCGTCACCATCTGGTGA
- a CDS encoding MATE family efflux transporter gives MATARDTLNRDILRLAVPALGALVAEPLFLIVDSALVGHLGTTPLAALGIAGAILQTIVGLMVFLAYSTTPAVARRFGAGDPTRAVSAGIDGMWLALGLGALLALAGYLTTPFLVGLFGATEAVTADAETYLGISMWGLPAMLIVFAATGLLRGLQDTVTPLWIAGLGFAANALLNAFFIYGLGWGIAGSAVGTVLAQWGMVTAYVVVIGRHARRHGAGLRPQRDGISGSARSGGWLFLRTVALRVALLATVAVATTLGTEELAGWQVAFTIFSTAAFALDALAIAAQALIGKGLGAADEAGVRRVLQRTLAWGVAFGVLVGLVIGASSGVIGLVFTGDPQLAALVQPALIVLAVAQPVAGAVFVLDGVLMGAGDARYLAIAGGLNLIPYVPVLVALNVLSLAGAAGLAWLAVAFFGVFMLARLATLGWRVRGRAWLTAGA, from the coding sequence GTGGCCACCGCACGCGACACCCTGAACCGGGACATCCTGCGTCTTGCGGTGCCCGCACTCGGTGCGCTGGTCGCCGAGCCGCTCTTCCTCATCGTCGATTCGGCACTGGTCGGCCATCTCGGCACGACCCCGCTGGCTGCGCTCGGCATCGCCGGGGCCATCCTGCAGACGATCGTCGGGCTCATGGTCTTCCTCGCGTACTCGACCACGCCGGCCGTCGCGCGCCGGTTCGGCGCCGGCGATCCCACGCGAGCGGTCTCGGCGGGCATCGACGGCATGTGGCTCGCACTCGGCCTCGGAGCGCTGCTGGCCCTCGCCGGCTACCTGACGACGCCGTTCCTCGTCGGCCTCTTCGGCGCGACGGAGGCGGTCACCGCCGATGCGGAGACCTATCTCGGCATCTCGATGTGGGGGCTGCCGGCGATGCTCATCGTCTTCGCCGCGACCGGCCTGCTGCGCGGCCTGCAGGACACCGTCACCCCGTTGTGGATCGCCGGCCTGGGCTTCGCCGCGAACGCCCTGCTCAACGCTTTCTTCATCTACGGGCTCGGATGGGGTATCGCCGGATCGGCCGTCGGCACTGTGCTCGCGCAGTGGGGCATGGTGACCGCCTACGTCGTCGTGATCGGCCGCCACGCCCGCCGGCACGGCGCGGGCCTGCGGCCGCAGCGCGACGGAATCTCGGGCAGCGCCCGCTCCGGCGGGTGGCTGTTCCTGCGCACCGTCGCGCTGCGCGTCGCGCTGCTCGCCACCGTCGCCGTGGCCACGACGCTCGGCACCGAGGAGCTCGCCGGGTGGCAGGTGGCCTTCACCATCTTCTCCACCGCCGCGTTCGCCCTCGACGCGCTCGCGATCGCCGCCCAGGCACTCATCGGCAAGGGGCTCGGCGCCGCAGATGAGGCCGGAGTGCGGCGGGTCCTGCAGCGAACGCTCGCATGGGGAGTGGCCTTCGGGGTGCTCGTCGGGCTCGTCATCGGGGCGTCCTCCGGGGTCATCGGGCTCGTCTTCACCGGGGATCCGCAGCTGGCGGCGCTCGTGCAGCCGGCACTCATCGTGCTCGCCGTCGCGCAGCCGGTTGCCGGAGCGGTGTTCGTGCTCGACGGCGTGCTCATGGGCGCCGGGGATGCACGGTACCTCGCGATCGCGGGCGGGTTGAACCTCATCCCCTACGTTCCGGTCCTCGTGGCGCTGAACGTCTTGTCGCTCGCAGGAGCAGCCGGGCTGGCGTGGTTGGCGGTGGCCTTCTTCGGCGTGTTCATGCTCGCGCGCCTTGCCACACTCGGCTGGCGCGTGCGCGGCCGGGCGTGGCTCACCGCCGGGGCGTGA
- a CDS encoding TrmH family RNA methyltransferase: MTEPRNDGGTAAADEPQTAHGVGPWPGGAAAWPDDPRYDRELLADGDRRNVVDGYRYWTMDAIVADLDARRHPFHVAIENWQHDLNIGSIVRSANAFLAAEVHIIGRRRWNRRGAMVTDRYQHVRHHDDVAAFTAWAVDAGLPIVAVDNVAGSQPVDRAELPEACVLLFGQEGPGLSPEALAAASGAVQITQYGSTRSINAGAAAAVVMYEWCRRYAAG, from the coding sequence GTGACAGAGCCGAGGAACGACGGCGGAACGGCCGCCGCGGATGAGCCGCAGACCGCGCACGGCGTCGGACCGTGGCCGGGCGGCGCGGCGGCGTGGCCCGACGACCCGCGGTACGACCGCGAGCTACTCGCCGATGGTGACCGCCGCAATGTGGTCGACGGCTACCGGTACTGGACGATGGATGCGATCGTCGCCGACCTCGACGCCCGGCGGCACCCGTTCCACGTCGCGATCGAGAACTGGCAGCACGACCTCAACATCGGCTCCATCGTGCGCAGCGCCAACGCGTTCCTCGCGGCGGAAGTGCACATCATCGGGCGCCGGCGGTGGAACCGCCGCGGCGCGATGGTCACCGACCGCTATCAGCACGTGCGTCACCACGACGACGTCGCCGCGTTCACCGCATGGGCGGTGGATGCGGGTCTGCCGATCGTCGCGGTCGACAACGTCGCGGGATCGCAGCCGGTCGACCGCGCCGAACTGCCCGAGGCGTGCGTGCTGCTGTTCGGGCAGGAGGGCCCCGGGCTGTCGCCCGAGGCCCTCGCCGCGGCATCCGGCGCCGTGCAGATCACCCAGTACGGCTCCACGCGCTCGATCAACGCGGGTGCTGCGGCCGCCGTCGTGATGTACGAGTGGTGCCGCCGCTACGCGGCCGGCTGA
- a CDS encoding DUF2332 domain-containing protein, protein MVHARPMPDDAGRLVAYYDDFARRWAHGTSPLYEDWAAGIAADLEMIARIRRLPPRLQQANLLFAAARWEGAPLDDYERWRSWLAENWDAVLATASVRATQTNEVARCATLLPMLSRIDGPVALLEVGAAAGLCLLPDRYSYRFLSPAGVHDLHPAGGPSAVLLECRIDDARDAPTRMPHIEWRAGMDLAPIDPADPDAVAWLATLVWPGPDHDARVARLRGAAAIAAADPPRVDTGDLLERVTTLAAESPADATLVLFHSAVLLYLDTPSRARFASLALSLGERLGRRVVWLSNESAGTYPEVDAQIPGGADTAHRFVQSVDGRAVALAGQHGGVYETRPFL, encoded by the coding sequence ATGGTGCACGCCCGACCGATGCCCGACGACGCCGGCCGCCTCGTCGCGTACTACGACGACTTCGCGCGGCGGTGGGCGCACGGCACGTCGCCGCTCTACGAGGACTGGGCGGCCGGGATCGCTGCCGACCTCGAGATGATCGCGCGCATCCGCCGCCTCCCACCTCGCCTGCAGCAGGCGAATCTCCTCTTCGCGGCCGCGCGCTGGGAGGGTGCCCCGCTCGACGACTACGAGAGATGGCGATCGTGGCTCGCCGAGAACTGGGATGCGGTCCTCGCCACCGCGTCGGTCCGCGCCACACAGACCAACGAAGTCGCGCGGTGCGCGACCCTGCTGCCGATGCTGTCGCGCATTGACGGCCCGGTAGCCCTCCTCGAGGTCGGTGCAGCGGCCGGCCTGTGCCTGCTCCCCGACCGGTACTCGTATCGGTTCCTCTCTCCCGCCGGCGTGCATGACCTGCACCCCGCGGGCGGCCCGAGCGCCGTGCTGCTGGAGTGCCGTATCGACGACGCACGGGATGCCCCCACACGCATGCCTCACATCGAATGGCGCGCCGGCATGGACCTGGCACCGATCGACCCCGCCGACCCCGACGCCGTCGCGTGGCTCGCCACGCTCGTCTGGCCGGGCCCCGATCACGATGCGCGCGTCGCCCGCCTGCGCGGAGCGGCCGCGATCGCCGCGGCGGATCCGCCGCGCGTCGACACCGGCGACCTGCTCGAGCGCGTGACGACCCTCGCCGCCGAGTCCCCCGCAGACGCGACGCTGGTGCTGTTCCACAGCGCGGTGCTCCTCTACCTCGATACACCTTCGCGTGCGCGTTTCGCCAGCCTCGCGCTGTCTCTCGGCGAGCGCCTGGGCCGACGCGTGGTGTGGTTGTCGAACGAGTCGGCCGGCACGTATCCCGAGGTCGACGCGCAGATTCCCGGCGGTGCGGACACGGCCCACCGATTCGTCCAGTCCGTCGATGGGCGCGCCGTGGCCCTCGCCGGACAGCACGGTGGCGTCTACGAGACGCGACCCTTCCTGTGA